A stretch of the Nitratireductor thuwali genome encodes the following:
- a CDS encoding DUF7507 domain-containing protein, protein MLVFTASGTQETLTIKPQHTSGNCATNFALGVSPLDMIKTATLDGTSAGEPVTFTMTIENTGIETLTDVRISEDILERGDGTPLSLTTGPSFVSNSGSSPQGILQPGEKATFTATYALTQADIEVGRLTNQAVGVGTSPTIGEMSAYSSAAADAGEGPTEVTIPKTPAIRLDKAGTPVDTNGNGVTDAGDEILYTFTVTNSGNVALTDITVNDTTPGVTVSGGPIANLAPGVSDSTAFSASYTLTQADIDGGRVQNTASAAGTSVGGVPVDDEASVTVVLERILRLSLHKEGEISDDNGNGALDAGETLTYTFAVTNTGNVTLTDVTLDDPGVTVSGGPIASLAPGETDDTTYTATYVVTQADVDNGVYLNTATVSGNGPASTSVIARDSATVPAEAAGKLRLEKNGDYVDANGNGIIDAGDRVDYTFVVTNAGNVTLSNVVVTDPDATVSGGPIASLAPGGSDGTTFTATLDLTQEHVDAGRIENTATATGLTPGGDTVTGEGSKSLVLAANERIALEKIAAHVDTNGNGIADVGDHIAYSFTVTNTGNVTLTGVSLDDPGVTVSGGPIASLRPGEADGGTFTASYPLTQADVDAGRVSNTATVTGTAPDGHSVEDTAQAVIIMEGSPDLSLVKTGEYRDANGNGAIDAGDEIVYEFAITNTGTVTLASVAPKDAGPLFDGKAGTGSLSDFTPASADLAPGASQTFAAAYRMSGEDIANVQTVENGIRNTATAEGTDPMGQPVESAEAWSVVDIFSEPDFEIGKTAAFVQVQRGQRVPYTIRVRMSGLLRASVVNVVDEIPAGFAFVQGSATIDGTVVAPRVDGRRLTFENVPLSPNVEAGAIEAEIEIGLSLTVSAAAGPGEYVNRTWVESPSGERLTPVATATVEVVVEPVFDCGDVIGKVFDDANRNGYQDDGERGLPGVRVATVSGLLITTDRHGRFHVACADLPDQRIGSTFIMKLDPRTLPTGYRMVSENPRTVRLTAGKASLLNFAASLGRIVRLDLTEAAYEPGSARLRPEWQAGLGRLVTLLAAEPSTLRLAYIDQGTDRRTAKARTRTLRAAIDKLWKQAGNKYPLDIETSIETGRPAGRGPIGDRGAVAGP, encoded by the coding sequence GTGTTGGTCTTTACGGCGAGCGGCACGCAGGAAACGCTGACAATCAAGCCGCAGCATACCTCCGGCAACTGTGCAACGAATTTCGCCCTTGGCGTCTCGCCGCTCGACATGATCAAGACGGCCACGCTAGACGGCACCTCGGCGGGCGAGCCGGTCACCTTCACGATGACCATCGAAAACACCGGCATCGAGACGCTGACCGATGTGAGGATCAGCGAGGACATCCTCGAGCGCGGCGACGGAACCCCTCTTTCCCTGACGACCGGACCAAGCTTCGTTTCCAATAGCGGCTCCTCTCCGCAGGGTATCTTGCAGCCCGGCGAGAAGGCGACCTTCACTGCCACCTACGCGCTGACGCAGGCGGATATCGAGGTGGGGCGGCTGACGAACCAGGCCGTGGGCGTTGGAACTTCCCCCACCATCGGCGAGATGAGCGCCTATTCCAGCGCGGCGGCCGATGCCGGCGAGGGTCCGACCGAGGTGACCATCCCCAAAACGCCGGCAATCCGTCTCGACAAGGCCGGCACGCCCGTCGACACGAACGGCAACGGCGTCACGGATGCGGGAGATGAGATACTCTACACGTTCACGGTGACGAATTCGGGCAATGTGGCGCTGACGGACATTACGGTGAACGATACGACGCCCGGGGTGACGGTGTCCGGCGGTCCGATCGCCAACCTGGCGCCGGGAGTGTCCGACAGCACGGCTTTCTCGGCGAGCTATACTCTGACGCAGGCGGATATCGACGGGGGCCGCGTGCAGAACACGGCGTCGGCGGCGGGCACTTCCGTGGGTGGCGTTCCCGTCGACGACGAGGCGAGCGTCACAGTCGTTCTGGAGAGGATTCTGAGGCTCTCGCTCCATAAGGAGGGCGAGATTTCCGATGACAATGGAAACGGGGCGCTGGATGCGGGGGAGACGCTCACCTACACCTTCGCCGTTACGAACACGGGCAATGTGACGCTGACGGACGTTACCCTGGACGACCCGGGCGTAACGGTATCGGGCGGTCCGATCGCCAGCCTGGCGCCAGGAGAGACGGACGACACGACCTACACGGCGACCTATGTGGTAACGCAGGCCGATGTCGACAACGGCGTCTATCTGAATACGGCGACGGTGTCGGGCAACGGTCCCGCCAGCACGTCCGTCATTGCCCGGGACAGCGCGACGGTGCCCGCGGAGGCCGCTGGAAAGCTGCGCCTGGAGAAGAACGGCGACTACGTCGATGCCAACGGCAACGGCATCATCGATGCGGGCGACCGCGTGGACTATACCTTCGTGGTGACGAATGCGGGCAATGTAACGCTGTCCAACGTCGTGGTGACAGATCCGGACGCCACCGTGTCGGGTGGTCCGATCGCCAGCTTGGCGCCGGGCGGCAGCGACGGCACGACCTTTACGGCGACGCTCGATCTCACGCAGGAGCATGTCGACGCGGGAAGGATCGAAAACACGGCGACGGCGACGGGGTTGACGCCCGGCGGCGATACCGTCACCGGCGAGGGGAGCAAATCCCTGGTTCTGGCTGCGAACGAAAGGATCGCTCTCGAGAAGATCGCCGCCCATGTCGACACGAACGGCAACGGCATCGCCGATGTGGGCGATCACATCGCCTACAGCTTCACCGTGACGAATACGGGCAATGTAACGCTGACGGGCGTAAGCCTTGACGATCCGGGCGTGACGGTGTCGGGCGGGCCGATCGCCAGCCTGAGGCCCGGAGAGGCCGACGGCGGCACCTTCACTGCCAGCTACCCGCTGACGCAGGCGGATGTGGATGCCGGCCGGGTGTCGAATACGGCTACCGTGACCGGCACGGCTCCCGACGGCCATTCCGTCGAAGATACGGCACAGGCGGTGATCATCATGGAAGGCAGCCCGGACCTTTCCCTCGTCAAGACGGGGGAATACCGGGACGCCAATGGCAATGGAGCCATCGATGCCGGAGACGAGATTGTCTATGAATTTGCGATCACCAATACCGGCACTGTGACGCTGGCGAGCGTGGCGCCGAAGGATGCCGGCCCGCTCTTCGACGGCAAAGCGGGAACGGGCAGCCTGTCGGACTTCACGCCGGCTTCTGCCGACCTGGCGCCAGGGGCAAGCCAGACCTTCGCGGCTGCCTACAGGATGAGCGGCGAGGACATCGCCAATGTACAGACGGTGGAGAACGGCATCCGCAACACGGCGACGGCCGAAGGCACGGATCCGATGGGCCAGCCCGTTGAATCGGCCGAGGCGTGGTCGGTTGTCGACATCTTCAGCGAGCCGGACTTCGAGATCGGCAAGACGGCGGCTTTCGTGCAGGTTCAGCGAGGCCAGCGGGTACCGTACACGATCCGGGTGCGGATGTCCGGCCTGCTTCGTGCCTCGGTGGTGAATGTCGTCGATGAGATTCCGGCCGGGTTCGCCTTCGTGCAGGGTTCCGCGACAATCGACGGGACGGTGGTTGCGCCACGGGTCGACGGGCGGCGGCTGACATTCGAGAATGTCCCTCTGTCGCCCAATGTCGAGGCCGGAGCGATCGAGGCCGAGATCGAAATCGGGCTGAGCCTCACGGTATCCGCCGCCGCGGGACCGGGAGAATACGTCAACCGCACATGGGTGGAGAGCCCAAGCGGAGAGCGGTTGACGCCGGTCGCCACGGCGACCGTCGAGGTGGTGGTGGAGCCGGTGTTCGACTGCGGCGACGTCATCGGCAAGGTGTTCGACGATGCCAACCGCAACGGCTATCAGGACGACGGCGAGCGCGGCCTGCCGGGCGTCCGGGTGGCCACGGTCAGCGGGCTGCTGATCACCACCGACAGGCACGGCCGCTTCCACGTGGCCTGCGCCGACCTGCCCGACCAGCGCATCGGCTCGACCTTCATCATGAAGCTCGACCCGCGCACCCTGCCGACCGGCTACCGGATGGTGAGCGAGAACCCGCGCACGGTCCGGCTGACGGCCGGCAAGGCGAGCCTCCTGAACTTCGCCGCCAGCCTCGGCCGCATCGTCCGCCTCGACCTCACCGAGGCCGCCTACGAGCCCGGCTCCGCCCGGCTGCGGCCCGAATGGCAGGCAGGCCTCGGTCGGCTCGTCACCCTGCTCGCCGCCGAGCCCTCCACCCTGCGCCTTGCCTATATCGACCAGGGCACCGACCGGCGCACCGCCAAGGCCAGAACCCGAACCCTCCGCGCCGCAATCGACAAGCTCTGGAAACAGGCCGGAAACAAATACCCCCTCGACATCGAGACAAGCATCGAGACGGGCAGGCCAGCGGGAAGGGGCCCGATCGGCGATCGCGGGGCCGTCGCCGGGCCTTGA